From Bactrocera oleae isolate idBacOlea1 chromosome 4, idBacOlea1, whole genome shotgun sequence:
ATAAAGTTGTCAACTTCTTTTAACAACTGCATAATAGCTTCAGAGCCGATTTCCGGATTACGTCCTTCTAAAGCGCACAATGCTGAACCTTTTACAACTGGCACATTATCACCATCATAACCCATCTCAGTCATTAGTTCACGAATTTCCATTTCGACTAGATCTACCATTTCCTGATCGGCAGCATCAACTTTATTGATAAACACTACTATATGGTTGATGCCAATTTGCTTAGCCAATAATAAATGCTCACGGGTCTGTGGCATAGCACCATCAGTAGCAGCAACTACAAGTATAGCACCATCCATCTGTGCTGTTCCAGTAATCATGTTTTTGATATAATCAGCATGTCCGGGACAATCTGTGTGACCATAATGCCGTGACTCCGTCTGATATTCAACATGCGCTACATTAATAGTAATGCCGCGTGCTTTTTCCTCTGGTGCATTATCAATTtcgttatattttttgctttcagcCAATTCTTTGTCGGCCAATACAGTGGTGATTGCAGCGGTCAAGGTTGTTTTTCCGTGATCCACATGACCAATTGTACCGACATTACAATGTGGTTTGGTACGTTCGAATACTCTTTTCTCATTGGCATAAGTACGCACATAATGTTGGAAAGTTGAAGTGGCAGCAGCAAGTGAGGGTAAACGTTGTGGGCAATGCAAAAGCGCTGCTGCTGATCCTCTTGTGCAACGTATGAAACGTCCAGTGCTCAAAGCTCGACGGGTGGCATTAGAACGACCCACAGTAGCGAGCGCAAAACTCAAGGCAGTGGATTGACGTACGGCAACAAAAGCAGACATTGCTTAGCTGATTATACTTCAAAGTGctaactgaaaaaatatatttgtttatactttttACGATCAAAAAAGTTTACGTTTTCTTAACTTACACAATCTTTTCTTTGATATTGTAAGAATATAGGAAAATTATTTCACGCCGCTTAATAACCCGTGTAAAAGTCAATTGCGTAAAACTAACCCCAAAAGGGCCCACCAgaagcaaatgtcaaataaaaaatttttccagcgCCATCTGAACGACAGTATTGAAAAATAACGTCTAACCCAATAAGAATAAACGCCCGAATGTAattgcagagaatgttaatgaatattcatgaatattttttctttaggaatattcgttgtgtctatttatagcaattcgcacattgtgtggtgtttttttctttttcgaagttttatttttcgatgttccctcatctagaattacaaattagtacacaaaaagatttcatttaacatttgctccttctctattcattaacattctctggttgtaCTTTATTTTAAGGGCATTGATCAAAACATCATTAGTTGTAAAACCCCAAGTTTAAGAGAACATAGTACTGTCTGTTATATCAAACACTggtgtatttattaaattttcttgccGTAAAGACCTTTTACACTCAcgacttttttaaaactatctattacaaaaatttgttatttttgtaagtTTCCGATAATATGCATCAATCATGTTCACTTCTTCACTTCTAAGGACGAATATGCGTTATGGCAAATTAATTCGTTTTAGTCATATAGATATGCGACCAAGTTAGTTAATCCATTCCCCagtatttgaacattttttaaatattcgttcACAAccgttttatatacatatcacaaaaatgactaataaaaacttgttttcatAAGCAATAATTCAATGTTCATAGAAATTGTTAGAAATAAATTGTCTGGCAGCACTCATTCAAAAAATATCCCATATATGGGAAATTCTGATTTTGGAGGCATTGTCGACCATCTACTATACAATGACGTTAAAGTACTCCCAAAGATTGATAACATGGCCAATAAttaatatgtacaaataaatcTATAACTATTTTGGCATCAATATTGCGTATAATTATTAAAGCAATTTTCATGATTGTTATTGCTGATATACACTTTTGTATAAAGCTTTGGCTGACAGAACTGCTTGAAGACCACCCCAATTTTAGCTGGTCAGCAATTCCAAAGTTTCTTTAAGTAGGTTAAAAGccacaaaaatttaacaaaaccaTAACCATTGGTGGTGTGCAACATTATAACACTATCTTACCataactataatttttattacatatttgatttcaaattcaaataatattttataatgcaTGTGTCGCTTAACAAACTAGCAGCTaaattgaaaattcaatttgaaaTGCGAAAATGGTAGAAGATATAATAGAACAATCTACTTACCAATATTTGTGCTTGAATCCATTTCAGACGtgttagttttaatttaatatttaaacttttcacaattttgcttttaaatccACTTTATAGCAAGCTTAATGAAGTTTTGTCAACAACATAGTACTTCAATATGAGGCTTTTATTATTTAGATGAGTGAACCACGAGAATGTCACTATATCCGTGGCCAACGGTTGGCCAAATCGCCACAAAATACGGTCACTGCAATTACTATCAACTCGAACTAAATTAAGTGTCAGTGAATAGATTCCCTAGTATTTAATTCATCACTTTGCACATATAATCAGCACGTAGTAAATGAAATACAATCGCAAGGGcataagcagagaacgtatattctAAAACATTGtccgaaaaaacaaaaacgcacCAAATACACAAAAACGCGCGATCGCTTatcacaaataatatttatataaatacgttACTCTTAACTTGATcttattttgtttgttgtagCTAGGCCGTACAAATCAGTTCTTTCAATAAATTCGAAAgagtttttgaataaaatttcaaatgattTTCACACTACTTCTGTTCACTATTGCATTAAACTGggatttttgcactttttcttCTATTATTACACCGTTTACTATACGCTTTGCGTTGACATTCGTTATTCACCCGTTCAGGCCTCTTTCATTAGTTAGATTGACAGTGCtgccgctttttgtttttgtcattgcTCGTGTAAATGAAGTTTCGGTTGGTTGCACTGTTGAGTTGCCATTTTTATTGTCGGTACAGTTTTGTACCATTCCGTTTTTGCCATATTTAAATATGGCTTTTTTGAATATGATTTtgaatatatacctatataattaGTCTACGAATCGGAACAGAACCGAATTTATATCAAGAAGTCTGTTATTTAGCGTCAATCTTCCAAACTGCTTCAAGTATAAAAACATTACATACAAATTTCAACACAacttaaaatatacacatacatatttcttttaaaatcaagctaatcaaaaaatattcatCACGGTGAAAGTTACAAAAGTTAGAATatcttattatttataaatatttacacacgtTTTTACAATGTTTATCCTGCATTGTTGAGTAATACTCACTacttattagaaaaattattgtgCCCCATTAAGAAAGGAAGTGCAtacaaacacaattttaaatttacttaaattattatttacacatacatttacataaagTACCAAATAATCTAATTTTAAACATGAAATTATTTACTAACTTTTATGAAAAGTTTATGGCCGAGctgttatttaataaaaactcaAAATCCATAAgacaattttcgatttttatagTTGCCGCTGGAGTACTTTTTTGAGTAGTTTCAGGTTGGATGGCAGTATCGGGAGCAAAATCCTCAAATGTATgcattttattaacaaatttttcaaaagacgACATTGGTGTTATCTGGAACACTTTAACGGCACTTTCAACTGCCGTTTTTCTATCAGTTGTATTAGATTCATTACAATTACTTCTGTTATTTTGACTTATTTGAATGTCAGGTTTTATGTCGTTACTCTCGAGAATGGTGTTAACAGCAGCTGCTGTTTCTGCTACGTTGTGATCAGCTAGCACAACACTAACAGTTCTCACAGAAGTTTTCTTACGATTTTTAATCAACTTTTGATTTCCTGTTAACCGCCTGGTATAACCAGGTAGTGTAGTACCATGGACATTTTTATGATGTGCGTACAAAGAATCGTATTGATTGTAACATTTATCACATTTCGGGCATTTCAGTGTACGCCGGTTCGTAACAGCATCCACAACAGATGTGTACTTTCTGCATTTTAAACGTGGACCGCTCGACCTGCCTACATTTTGTCCTTTTTCGTTAACACAATATCGTCGTGTCAGTTCTTCAATTGAACCAATTAACGGCCGATGCTGTGTGCGTAAATGTTTAAGAAATATACAACGCTTGCCGTAAACTCGATTGCAAATTTTACAATGGCCATAACCCATATGCATATACTTCACATGATCCATTAAATATGTTTTCCTTATGAAAAGTTTGCCACATGATTCACAAACATAGTCATAACTACCATTATGAGTAGTCATATGCGTTTTTAAATGGTGCGAAAAGTAAAACCGTTTCGGACAAAGTTCACATTGAAAAGTGGGCTCTCGATGGCGTCTTTGGTGCGCTTTTAAAAGGCTAATAGTCGTACAACGAAATGGACATTCATTACATGCATAAGTCTTTTCGAcgttttctagttttttacGTTCTTGATGACGCTTTTTGTGGTTTCTCAATATGCCTTCAGTTCTACAACGAAATTCACATACATCGCAAACAAAACGGCAATTGCCCTTCGTATGGATTTCCAAATGCTTTAGAAAATCTCGTGAATCTGTAAATGATTGGTTACATTCGGCGCAAACGGCATCAGTCTCAAGCAGGAATCCAGGTAACACATGTTTTCTTTGTAAATGTATAcgcaatttatgtatataatcgAATCGCTTATCACATTTATTGCAAGCATATGGCAGTTGACCCATGTGGTGCTTACGATATTTATGAATTTGCAATCCAATAGCATTATAACAGAACTTTTTGCATATATCACAGTACACCTTTTGTGGTATTTTTAAGTCACCACCGGAAGGCATATACTCCGCACATTTCCTGTAGTAGTCAATGTATTTCTCCGTGAATATCAAATTCGAACGTCCTTCTTTTGCTTCGGTCATAGCAATATACCaagctttaatattttcaacatttttacgcaaaacacttttttttaaattaagactCCACTTTTCCGTCATTATTGCCATCAAATCTTGCAGTTCATTCATATATCTTTCGATATTTAAATTGCTGTTGCCTtgcaataaattaggaaatccTTTTAAATGTTCCAAAAAATCCATCACTATGGCATGAGAGGTATTTTCGAAGCTTATCtgcaaaattgtaaaattaatatattaatttaatagtaGGCTATTTAATCCCACCAAAATGGACGAAGTTATGGCTATTTGTATACCCGATTATAAACgttttacataatattttaaagatttaacgCGCTTTCGCCGCAACGcacgttttcaaagtcggtgccCTACATAACTTGAAAACTACTTCGCCAATCGTTGGGAATTGAAATTATCCACTAATTTTGTATAgtgatattgtttttaattacctGATCTATTATTTTTCGCTCTGTTGTAGGGTtcgcattacatttatttttatcctatatttaaaagtataaagTGTTTAAACAgaaattattagtattattgTGAAGCAACATTAATTACttacaataataacataaacaacAACTACTTACTCTCATTCTGCTTCGGCTGTAACAGTGTTCTAAGCAGACTTTATAACTTTCTGCCGACATATGATAAGGTTCTACATCAGAGCAACTATCCCAATCCTTACCATTGTCGAAGTGTTCTGGTAATATTTCTTTAAGGTCAGCTTTTGCACTCAGACAATTTACGCGATCGTTATCAATTAAATTGACAAACAGTTTTTTTCCTGGAGTTTCACGCACTTCAGCATCATCATTTGAAAAAGCGTCATTGAAAATATCTGTTTCTTCGTTGAGAGACTGGGCATCGCTTACAGATTTTGCATCGTTTTCAGTATAAACTTTTTCCAAGTCACTATGAGTATTGATAACAT
This genomic window contains:
- the mEFTu1 gene encoding elongation factor Tu 2 — protein: MSAFVAVRQSTALSFALATVGRSNATRRALSTGRFIRCTRGSAAALLHCPQRLPSLAAATSTFQHYVRTYANEKRVFERTKPHCNVGTIGHVDHGKTTLTAAITTVLADKELAESKKYNEIDNAPEEKARGITINVAHVEYQTESRHYGHTDCPGHADYIKNMITGTAQMDGAILVVAATDGAMPQTREHLLLAKQIGINHIVVFINKVDAADQEMVDLVEMEIRELMTEMGYDGDNVPVVKGSALCALEGRNPEIGSEAIMQLLKEVDNFIPTPARELDKPFLLPVENVYSIPGRGTVVTGRLERGVVKKGNDCEFVGYNKVIKSTVTGVEMFHQILDEAQAGDQLGALVRGVKRDDIKRGMVMCKPGSVKALDQLEAQVYILAKEEGGRHKPFMSFIQLQMFSRTWDCAVQVQIPDKEMVMPGEDTKLILRLIRPMVLEQGQRFTLRDGNLTLGTGVVTKVLPPLSENERLSLTEGKKAREKKEAGKK
- the LOC106626920 gene encoding uncharacterized protein → MEPPHNHTSQIDVTTSGVIIIDPSTFSTNKVVHTTIEPPNGKYNSTPLNKELKTLTLSAPHVPTTVKSLEESVQKPTKLFFPSLSIEQNRKIQEIRENLRRKNQLQNYQSLTNQNKQNEKTQVQFAPVCPETTPVTTYIEFINEALFDDEQLAKNQDIEVDNSDDEVLEIEEQTLEYVLEKPKTNSAATYITNGVQTEEPSEDRINCGFVNVSKTGDDKYFNLRCFHCDAEFPISFWSEFSDHVINTHSDLEKVYTENDAKSVSDAQSLNEETDIFNDAFSNDDAEVRETPGKKLFVNLIDNDRVNCLSAKADLKEILPEHFDNGKDWDSCSDVEPYHMSAESYKVCLEHCYSRSRMRDKNKCNANPTTERKIIDQISFENTSHAIVMDFLEHLKGFPNLLQGNSNLNIERYMNELQDLMAIMTEKWSLNLKKSVLRKNVENIKAWYIAMTEAKEGRSNLIFTEKYIDYYRKCAEYMPSGGDLKIPQKVYCDICKKFCYNAIGLQIHKYRKHHMGQLPYACNKCDKRFDYIHKLRIHLQRKHVLPGFLLETDAVCAECNQSFTDSRDFLKHLEIHTKGNCRFVCDVCEFRCRTEGILRNHKKRHQERKKLENVEKTYACNECPFRCTTISLLKAHQRRHREPTFQCELCPKRFYFSHHLKTHMTTHNGSYDYVCESCGKLFIRKTYLMDHVKYMHMGYGHCKICNRVYGKRCIFLKHLRTQHRPLIGSIEELTRRYCVNEKGQNVGRSSGPRLKCRKYTSVVDAVTNRRTLKCPKCDKCYNQYDSLYAHHKNVHGTTLPGYTRRLTGNQKLIKNRKKTSVRTVSVVLADHNVAETAAAVNTILESNDIKPDIQISQNNRSNCNESNTTDRKTAVESAVKVFQITPMSSFEKFVNKMHTFEDFAPDTAIQPETTQKSTPAATIKIENCLMDFEFLLNNSSAINFS